TTCCTCTATCCCAAGTAATGGCAGCTTCAGCACATCTGTATAAAATGGGAGGGCATGCTCAATAGATTTGACAGCAATGCCGATATGGTCGACCTTTTTAATCATGTAATTCCCTCCAGATTATTATTTAAATATATTTAACTGTTTTAATATTCGACAAAAATGTCACAATTCCTTCTTACTTTAATGAACATTACGGATAATAGAGAAATTATGATTGACATAATATTAAGTTCACTTTACTTTTACACTATCATAAATTTTATTTAAAGGTTGGCATTCAAGCTTTGCTAAAAGGGTTGTTCAAATCAACACAGGGATGTAAAATAGTAGTGGTAGAATGCTTTAGTTTTGGAAGGGGGATCTCTTTATGCGTAAAACCAATGTCAGGAAGGTCGTAGTATACATCATGCTTTTTACTATGCTAGCATCAACCCTTCTTATGGGATTATCAACATTTCTTTAATTGATATAAATAATCAAAGGGCTGT
The window above is part of the Mesobacillus jeotgali genome. Proteins encoded here:
- the prli42 gene encoding stressosome-associated protein Prli42 produces the protein MRKTNVRKVVVYIMLFTMLASTLLMGLSTFL